Proteins from a genomic interval of Rhodothermales bacterium:
- the tatC gene encoding twin-arginine translocase subunit TatC, producing the protein MSFLEHLEEFRWALIKGIGSIVVVTIVCSFFSSWIIDVLLMGPAKSDFFVYRILGMEAEELVLQNRTITGQFFAHIGTIIAVGIVLGSPLFVYFMWRFMEPGLYPTEKSGLRFAAAFATIFFMLGIAFGYCVVTPFALQFFANYQISDLIINEFDITKYFGMVTFWAFGAGVLFELPVVVYFLAKVGILTPEIMRKYRKYALIVTLILGAFFTPPDPVSQVLVAIPLLILYEMSIRVAAVVTRRREKELEAALA; encoded by the coding sequence ATGTCGTTCCTCGAACACCTCGAAGAATTTCGCTGGGCACTGATCAAAGGCATCGGCAGCATCGTGGTGGTCACCATTGTCTGCTCGTTCTTCAGCTCATGGATCATCGACGTTCTGCTCATGGGCCCGGCGAAGTCCGACTTCTTTGTGTACCGGATACTCGGCATGGAGGCGGAAGAGCTTGTTCTCCAGAATCGAACGATCACGGGTCAGTTCTTCGCCCATATCGGGACGATCATCGCGGTGGGCATCGTTCTTGGATCGCCCCTGTTCGTCTACTTCATGTGGCGCTTCATGGAGCCCGGCCTCTACCCGACCGAGAAATCAGGACTTCGGTTCGCTGCCGCGTTCGCGACGATCTTCTTCATGCTCGGGATTGCCTTCGGTTACTGTGTTGTGACGCCGTTTGCCCTTCAGTTCTTTGCCAACTACCAGATCTCCGATCTGATCATCAACGAGTTCGATATTACGAAGTACTTCGGCATGGTCACGTTCTGGGCCTTCGGTGCCGGCGTGCTGTTCGAACTACCCGTTGTCGTCTATTTCCTCGCCAAGGTGGGCATCCTCACCCCTGAGATCATGCGAAAGTACAGGAAGTATGCTCTCATCGTGACACTCATTCTTGGGGCGTTTTTTACTCCGCCGGACCCTGTTTCGCAAGTCCTCGTGGCCATTCCGCTTCTCATTCTGTACGAAATGTCGATCCGCGTCGCTGCGGTAGTGACACGCAGGCGTGAGAAGGAGCTTGAAGCGGCCCTGGCGTGA
- a CDS encoding S41 family peptidase yields the protein MIKKHHAWAGLAGVLIVASFLAGAFWPRDDDFFAIRKSFEIFGGVYEELVANYVDRVDPERLMRTGIGAMLEELDPYTVFFDEADNADMDIITRGSYGGVGLNVGLRNGRITVIAPVEGASGYKQGVRAGDVISTVGGRSTRDLSLSDVQTLMRGEPGTTVDVSVEREGVPGGLDFVLTREQVKLHNVTYSGLIPGSRVGYVKLERFAQGAGREVRDAINGLRESGELDGVVLDLRDNPGGLLDEAVEITELFAPRGATIVSTSGRQPETKRVYAGRKAPLVQDTRLAIVTNGVSASASEIVAGAMQDLDRGVVVGTTTFGKGLVQIVRGLPYNTSLKLTTSRYYTPSGRSIQSIAYRFGHDPHELRRDSTEARYKTSGGRPVRAGYGVEPDVSVNDEPSALEQALRRRAAFFFFANHYAAAEPTVPEDFQPDDRLIRDFRDWLARQDFTYELPIEQKIAAIESTLTDEGLQEVRDELDQVRSAVGSIKEQEFDRNRDRIGELLRSEIVSRYHGERAQIRSSIATDAFIQEAVRVLTDPDRYNAILSPR from the coding sequence ATGATTAAGAAGCACCATGCGTGGGCGGGACTCGCCGGAGTGCTCATCGTTGCATCGTTCCTTGCCGGAGCATTCTGGCCACGTGATGATGACTTTTTCGCCATCAGGAAGAGCTTCGAGATTTTCGGCGGTGTGTACGAGGAACTCGTCGCGAACTACGTTGACCGTGTGGATCCCGAGCGACTCATGAGAACGGGCATCGGCGCGATGCTCGAAGAACTGGATCCGTATACCGTGTTCTTTGATGAAGCCGACAACGCGGATATGGACATCATCACGCGCGGCTCATACGGAGGAGTCGGGCTGAACGTGGGATTGAGAAACGGACGAATCACCGTCATTGCACCCGTGGAAGGGGCAAGCGGATACAAGCAGGGGGTACGTGCCGGCGACGTGATCTCGACGGTCGGCGGTCGCAGCACAAGGGACCTTTCGCTGTCCGACGTACAGACGCTGATGCGCGGTGAGCCCGGAACGACCGTGGACGTTTCGGTGGAACGAGAGGGCGTCCCGGGTGGGCTCGATTTTGTGTTGACCCGCGAGCAGGTCAAGCTTCACAATGTCACCTACTCAGGGTTGATTCCCGGATCGCGTGTGGGCTATGTGAAGCTCGAGCGATTCGCTCAGGGTGCCGGCCGGGAAGTCCGCGATGCGATCAACGGACTTCGCGAAAGCGGCGAACTCGATGGTGTTGTCCTGGATCTTCGTGATAACCCCGGTGGTCTGCTGGACGAAGCCGTAGAGATTACGGAGTTGTTTGCCCCCAGGGGCGCCACGATTGTGTCCACGAGCGGACGCCAACCCGAGACCAAACGAGTGTATGCGGGTCGCAAAGCGCCGCTCGTGCAGGACACGCGGCTCGCGATTGTAACGAACGGCGTCAGCGCCTCTGCTAGCGAGATCGTGGCAGGTGCTATGCAAGACCTCGACCGCGGCGTAGTGGTCGGCACGACGACGTTCGGAAAGGGGCTAGTCCAGATCGTTCGCGGCCTGCCGTACAACACGTCGCTGAAGCTCACAACTTCGCGCTACTATACTCCAAGCGGACGGAGCATTCAGTCCATAGCATACCGTTTCGGCCACGACCCGCATGAGCTCCGGCGAGACTCTACTGAGGCCCGGTACAAGACATCCGGCGGTCGCCCTGTGCGAGCCGGCTACGGTGTCGAACCTGATGTCTCAGTCAACGACGAGCCGTCTGCGCTCGAGCAGGCACTGAGAAGACGTGCGGCATTCTTCTTCTTTGCGAACCACTATGCCGCCGCAGAGCCAACGGTACCCGAGGATTTCCAACCGGATGACAGACTTATCCGGGACTTCCGCGACTGGCTCGCAAGGCAGGATTTCACGTACGAATTGCCCATCGAGCAAAAGATCGCGGCGATCGAATCGACGTTGACGGATGAAGGTCTCCAGGAGGTACGCGATGAACTCGACCAGGTGCGGTCGGCCGTTGGATCCATCAAGGAACAGGAGTTCGACAGGA